The following coding sequences are from one Hymenobacter sp. DG25A window:
- a CDS encoding energy transducer TonB, whose product MAMHTFISKNYQWPKAAPTTITGRVFAVFRVDIQGRVKDIRLINSLHPLLDAEVIRAVQLLDGRFDPARTANGVAVESILTIPVSFQGNSTSLPQH is encoded by the coding sequence ATGGCCATGCACACCTTTATCAGTAAAAATTATCAGTGGCCCAAGGCCGCCCCTACTACCATTACAGGTAGAGTCTTTGCTGTTTTTCGTGTTGATATACAAGGCAGAGTAAAGGATATCAGGTTGATCAACTCTTTACATCCACTACTGGATGCAGAAGTGATTAGAGCAGTTCAGTTGCTTGATGGTCGTTTTGATCCTGCCCGCACAGCTAATGGCGTGGCGGTAGAATCTATTCTAACTATCCCTGTTTCATTTCAGGGGAATAGCACCTCATTGCCGCAGCATTGA
- a CDS encoding energy transducer TonB: MLDLPLLNVRLQTCYENWQDMSPVEQGHHCATCNRVVIDFTQARRADLASAFHATSDGRVCGRFRQEQLAPFQLRPSLQRFLLALVLVCGLGLSASEAVAQVKNPKPSPTSSTPQVFGMVAEIWPTYTQGGTDGLRKYLMTNTHYPAEAKANGKVFVSFTIMKNGQVTDIKVIKGLEPLLNAEAVRVVRQMGPWSPGLQQGRPVDVNYTVPVFFQRK, translated from the coding sequence ATGCTGGACTTACCCCTCCTAAATGTGCGCTTGCAAACCTGCTACGAAAACTGGCAGGACATGTCTCCGGTAGAACAGGGCCATCATTGCGCAACCTGCAACCGGGTTGTTATTGATTTTACCCAAGCCCGGCGAGCCGACCTGGCAAGTGCTTTCCACGCCACTTCTGATGGCCGGGTATGTGGGCGGTTCCGGCAGGAGCAATTAGCACCCTTTCAGCTGCGGCCTAGCTTGCAACGGTTCCTGCTGGCCTTGGTGCTGGTTTGCGGTTTGGGATTATCGGCCAGCGAGGCAGTAGCGCAGGTAAAAAATCCTAAACCTTCCCCCACTTCCTCCACGCCTCAGGTATTCGGCATGGTGGCAGAAATATGGCCTACTTACACCCAGGGTGGCACCGATGGGCTACGTAAATACCTGATGACTAATACACACTACCCTGCTGAGGCAAAGGCTAACGGAAAGGTATTCGTCAGTTTTACGATTATGAAAAACGGGCAGGTGACCGATATAAAGGTGATAAAAGGTCTGGAGCCGCTATTAAATGCAGAAGCCGTGCGGGTTGTACGGCAGATGGGCCCGTGGTCACCGGGCCTGCAGCAAGGCAGGCCAGTGGATGTCAATTATACCGTACCTGTTTTCTTTCAGCGTAAGTAA